A window of Xylophilus sp. GW821-FHT01B05 contains these coding sequences:
- the radA gene encoding DNA repair protein RadA — MAKEKTNYVCSECGGTSPRWLGKCPSCGAWNTLVETVAQAAPAASKNRLGTPAFAALAQTAEVAMLADIEASDFERTPTGMDELDRVLGGGIVEGGVVLIGGDPGIGKSTLLLQALDALSRRPSAASANEPAGLDTLYVTGEESGAQVALRSRRLGLDHSQVQVLAEIQLEKILATLDQLRPAVAVIDSIQTVYSDQLTSAPGSVAQVRECAAHLTRAAKASGVAIILVGHVTKDGSLAGPRVLEHMVDTVLYFEGDTHSSFRLVRAIKNRFGAVNEIGVFAMTERGLKGVTNPSAIFLSQHAEPVPGSCVLVTLEGTRPMLVEIQALVDSGGPSPRRLSVGLDRDRLAMLLAVLHRHAGISCMDQDVFVNAVGGVRITEPAADLAVLLAITSSLRGKPLPKGFLAFGEVGLAGEVRPAPRGQERLKEAAKLGFSVAVVPKANAPKKPIEGLEIHAVERVEEAMDVVRRLQ; from the coding sequence ATGGCCAAGGAAAAAACCAACTACGTCTGCTCTGAATGCGGCGGCACCAGCCCGCGCTGGCTGGGCAAGTGCCCGAGCTGCGGCGCCTGGAACACGCTGGTGGAGACGGTGGCGCAAGCCGCGCCCGCAGCCAGCAAAAACCGCTTGGGCACACCGGCCTTTGCCGCACTGGCGCAGACCGCCGAGGTGGCGATGCTGGCCGACATCGAGGCCAGCGATTTCGAGCGCACGCCCACCGGCATGGACGAGCTCGACCGCGTGCTGGGCGGCGGCATCGTCGAAGGCGGCGTGGTGCTGATCGGCGGTGACCCCGGCATCGGCAAATCGACCCTGCTGCTGCAGGCGCTGGACGCGCTGTCGCGCCGGCCTTCGGCGGCCTCTGCCAACGAGCCGGCCGGGCTGGACACGCTCTATGTCACCGGCGAAGAAAGCGGCGCCCAGGTGGCGCTGCGCTCGCGCCGCCTGGGGCTGGACCATTCGCAGGTACAGGTGCTGGCCGAGATCCAGCTGGAGAAGATCCTGGCCACGCTCGACCAATTGCGGCCGGCGGTGGCGGTGATCGATTCGATCCAGACGGTGTATTCCGACCAGCTCACCTCGGCGCCCGGCTCGGTGGCGCAGGTGCGCGAATGCGCGGCGCACCTCACGCGCGCGGCCAAGGCCAGCGGCGTCGCCATCATTTTGGTCGGCCACGTCACCAAGGACGGCTCGCTGGCCGGCCCGCGTGTGCTCGAGCACATGGTCGACACGGTGCTGTACTTCGAGGGCGATACGCACAGCAGCTTTCGCCTGGTGCGCGCCATCAAGAACCGCTTTGGCGCGGTCAATGAGATCGGCGTGTTCGCCATGACCGAGCGCGGCCTGAAGGGCGTGACCAACCCCAGCGCCATCTTCCTCAGCCAGCATGCCGAGCCGGTGCCCGGCAGTTGCGTGCTGGTCACGCTCGAAGGCACGCGGCCCATGCTGGTAGAGATCCAGGCCCTGGTCGACAGCGGCGGCCCCAGCCCGCGCCGCCTGTCGGTCGGCCTGGACCGCGACCGGCTGGCCATGCTGCTGGCGGTGCTGCACCGGCATGCGGGCATCTCCTGCATGGACCAGGACGTGTTCGTCAACGCTGTCGGCGGCGTGCGCATCACCGAGCCGGCGGCCGACCTGGCCGTGCTGCTGGCCATCACCAGCAGCCTGCGCGGCAAGCCGCTGCCCAAGGGCTTCCTGGCCTTTGGCGAAGTCGGCCTGGCCGGCGAGGTGCGGCCCGCGCCGCGCGGGCAAGAGCGCCTGAAGGAGGCGGCCAAGCTCGGCTTCTCCGTGGCCGTGGTGCCCAAGGCCAATGCGCCCAAAAAGCCCATCGAAGGCCTGGAAATCCACGCCGTGGAGCGGGTAGAGGAGGCAATGGACGTAGTGCGGCGCTTGCAATAG
- a CDS encoding LysE family transporter has protein sequence MSFHVWITFFAAAWAISLSPGAAAVAAMGCGLQHGGVRGSLPLIAGLVLGLSTQVLVVGIGLGALIAASATAFHVVQWAGVAYLCWLGVQQWRAPAHALVAPADADAPDLAPAALRRQLLLRGWTVNALNPKGTVFLLAVLPQFLDLGAPLAPQYLLVGATLALTEGSVMAGYAALAARVLRRLRTERQVRWVQRTFGSLFIAAGALLASFKR, from the coding sequence ATGTCCTTTCACGTCTGGATCACCTTCTTTGCCGCCGCCTGGGCCATCAGCCTGTCGCCCGGCGCCGCCGCCGTCGCGGCCATGGGCTGCGGCCTGCAGCATGGCGGCGTGCGCGGCAGCCTGCCGCTGATCGCCGGGCTGGTGCTGGGCCTGTCCACCCAGGTGCTGGTGGTGGGCATCGGGCTGGGCGCGCTGATCGCCGCCTCGGCCACCGCCTTCCACGTGGTGCAGTGGGCCGGCGTGGCCTACCTGTGCTGGCTGGGCGTGCAGCAGTGGCGCGCGCCGGCCCATGCGCTGGTGGCGCCGGCCGATGCCGACGCGCCCGATCTGGCGCCCGCCGCCCTGCGCCGCCAACTGCTGCTGCGCGGCTGGACGGTGAACGCGCTCAACCCCAAGGGCACGGTGTTTTTGCTGGCGGTGCTGCCGCAGTTTCTGGACCTGGGCGCGCCGCTGGCGCCGCAGTACCTGCTGGTCGGTGCCACGCTGGCGCTGACCGAGGGCAGCGTGATGGCCGGCTACGCCGCCCTGGCCGCGCGCGTGCTGCGCCGGCTGCGCACCGAGCGCCAGGTGCGCTGGGTGCAGCGCACTTTTGGCTCGCTGTTCATCGCGGCCGGCGCACTGCTGGCCAGCTTTAAGAGATAG
- a CDS encoding glycosyltransferase yields the protein MHVLLVNNSPIPVFAYGGTERVIWDLGRMLVGMGHKVSYLVPAGSHCDFATHVLPIDTERPWAEQVPTDVDIVHFQFHPKFESEDALGRPYLVTEHGNARKARPLPLNTVFLSRDHAARYGSTQFVHNGLDWSAYGPVDFDRPREYYHFLGKAAWRVKNVQGAITVAKKAGVLLDVLGGERLNFRRGFRYTLSRRIRFHGMVGGEQKAGLLNGSRGMVFPVRWHEPFGLAIIESLYFGAPVFATPYGALPELVPADCGVLADNAEALAEAVRNNRFDPRRCNAHVLEHFGAERMARDYLRVYERVLAGEKLNATQPVIQGQARELAWRN from the coding sequence ATGCACGTCCTGCTGGTCAATAACTCGCCGATCCCGGTGTTTGCCTATGGCGGCACCGAGCGCGTCATCTGGGACCTGGGCCGCATGCTGGTGGGCATGGGGCACAAGGTCAGCTACCTGGTGCCGGCCGGCTCGCACTGCGATTTCGCCACCCATGTGCTGCCCATCGATACCGAGCGGCCTTGGGCCGAGCAGGTGCCGACCGACGTGGACATCGTGCACTTTCAGTTCCACCCCAAGTTCGAGTCCGAAGACGCGCTGGGTCGGCCCTACCTGGTGACCGAGCACGGCAATGCGCGTAAGGCGCGGCCGCTGCCGCTCAACACCGTGTTTTTGTCGCGCGACCACGCGGCGCGCTATGGCTCCACGCAGTTCGTGCACAACGGGCTGGACTGGTCGGCCTACGGCCCGGTCGACTTTGATCGGCCGCGCGAGTACTACCACTTCCTGGGCAAGGCGGCCTGGCGCGTGAAGAACGTGCAGGGCGCGATCACCGTGGCCAAGAAGGCCGGCGTGCTGCTGGATGTGCTGGGCGGCGAGCGGCTCAATTTCCGCCGTGGTTTCCGCTATACCTTGTCGCGCCGCATCCGCTTCCACGGCATGGTCGGCGGCGAGCAGAAGGCCGGGCTGCTGAATGGCTCGCGCGGCATGGTGTTCCCGGTGCGTTGGCACGAGCCCTTTGGCCTGGCCATCATCGAGAGCCTGTACTTTGGCGCCCCGGTGTTTGCCACGCCCTACGGCGCGCTGCCCGAGCTGGTGCCGGCCGACTGCGGCGTGCTGGCCGACAACGCCGAGGCGCTGGCCGAGGCCGTGCGCAACAACCGCTTCGACCCGCGCCGCTGCAACGCCCATGTGCTGGAGCACTTCGGCGCCGAGCGCATGGCGCGCGACTACCTGCGGGTCTACGAGCGCGTGCTGGCCGGCGAGAAGCTCAATGCCACGCAACCCGTCATCCAGGGCCAGGCGCGCGAACTGGCCTGGCGTAACTGA
- a CDS encoding O-antigen ligase family protein, translating into MRSDQYGLRVASAAAFLVPGVALWLPSGYSYGVVVLLLGALVFAGRWSRSLRPLGGAGWLALSIVVMGLFWLLDARSGRSDWGGFDRPVKYLLALPCLFFLHAYAPRTRALWWGIVVGAIGSGLVALYQCYGLHLPRSTGYTNAIQYGDLSLLLGLMSLALVAVRPPSLRRPWELLLAACGALLGPLGSVLSQSRGGWLALLVVLPVMALLCCQWLPRRNFLQMVLVVIVGLTALFITQPHLIDQRLEKARSEIVQYEAGDDSVTSVGQRLYHWKLAWQMGWDRPLTGWTQHGYELEKARRVAAGLANPSVLGFSHAHNEVLDIFAKRGLPGVAALLFFYGVPLWLFWPTRRRLDAHTDPEERASVLALRLLGVLVPVACIGFGLTQVFMAHNSGNLCYIFFNLLIYGCLRGTGAVVPRNGAHAHARPAGQ; encoded by the coding sequence ATGAGGTCCGACCAGTACGGGCTGCGGGTCGCGTCCGCGGCGGCCTTTCTTGTTCCCGGCGTGGCGCTGTGGCTGCCCTCGGGCTATTCCTATGGCGTGGTGGTGCTGCTGCTGGGGGCGCTGGTTTTTGCGGGCCGCTGGTCGCGCAGCCTGCGGCCGCTGGGCGGCGCTGGCTGGCTGGCGCTGTCCATCGTCGTCATGGGGCTGTTCTGGCTGCTGGACGCGCGCTCGGGCCGCAGCGACTGGGGTGGCTTCGACCGCCCGGTGAAGTACCTGCTGGCGCTGCCCTGCCTGTTCTTTCTGCATGCCTACGCGCCGCGCACCCGCGCGCTGTGGTGGGGCATCGTGGTCGGGGCCATTGGCAGCGGGCTGGTGGCGCTGTACCAGTGCTACGGCCTGCACCTGCCGCGCTCCACCGGCTACACCAACGCCATCCAGTATGGCGACCTGAGCCTGCTGCTGGGCCTGATGTCCCTGGCGCTGGTGGCCGTGCGCCCGCCGTCCCTGCGGCGGCCCTGGGAGCTGCTGCTGGCGGCCTGTGGCGCGCTGCTGGGCCCGCTGGGGTCGGTGCTGTCGCAGTCGCGCGGCGGCTGGCTGGCGCTGCTGGTGGTGCTGCCGGTGATGGCCCTGCTGTGCTGCCAATGGCTGCCGCGCCGCAACTTCCTGCAGATGGTGCTGGTGGTGATCGTGGGCCTGACGGCGCTGTTCATCACCCAGCCGCACCTGATCGACCAGCGCCTGGAGAAGGCGCGCAGCGAAATCGTGCAGTACGAGGCTGGCGACGACTCCGTCACCTCGGTTGGCCAGCGGCTCTACCACTGGAAGCTGGCCTGGCAGATGGGCTGGGACCGGCCCCTGACCGGCTGGACCCAGCACGGCTACGAGCTGGAGAAGGCGCGCCGCGTGGCCGCGGGCCTGGCCAACCCAAGCGTGCTGGGCTTCAGCCACGCGCACAACGAGGTGCTGGACATCTTCGCCAAGCGCGGCCTGCCCGGCGTGGCCGCGCTGCTGTTCTTCTACGGCGTGCCGCTGTGGCTGTTCTGGCCGACACGGCGGCGCCTGGATGCGCACACCGATCCCGAGGAGCGCGCCTCAGTGCTGGCGCTGCGCCTGCTGGGCGTGCTGGTGCCGGTCGCCTGCATCGGCTTTGGCCTGACGCAGGTCTTCATGGCCCACAACAGCGGCAACCTCTGCTACATCTTCTTCAACCTGCTGATCTACGGCTGCCTGCGCGGCACCGGGGCGGTGGTCCCTCGCAACGGAGCACATGCCCATGCACGTCCTGCTGGTCAATAA
- a CDS encoding zinc-finger domain-containing protein — MTASSTLASAVRRPIVVVELLASDLNAQGGVFCPSPKADMKLWNNHPKVYLDVAHSGEAKCPYCGTVYRLKAGETVRAGH; from the coding sequence ATGACTGCCTCCTCCACTCTTGCCAGCGCCGTGCGCCGGCCGATCGTCGTGGTCGAACTGCTCGCCAGCGACCTCAACGCCCAGGGCGGCGTGTTCTGCCCCAGCCCCAAGGCCGACATGAAGCTCTGGAACAACCACCCCAAGGTCTACCTGGACGTGGCGCACAGCGGCGAGGCCAAGTGCCCCTATTGCGGCACGGTCTACCGCCTGAAGGCCGGCGAGACCGTGCGCGCCGGCCACTGA
- a CDS encoding nitronate monooxygenase, with translation MTTSLLDSLHLRLPIIQGPMTGSDTPALAAAVSAAGGLGTLGCGMRSPQAMAEAVAEVRRRTDRPFGLNLFVQDTPAPDAATVSTAMARLAPFYARFNLTPSVPAQWCEDFGAQFEALLAARPAVASFTFGILGAAAVERLHAAGCYVIGTATTVAEALAWQAVGADAVCASGAEAGGHRGTFLGDFASSMVSTLALVPACVDALQIPVIAAGAIMDGRGIAAAQALGAQAVQMGTAFLASDEAGIGAAYRQALRTATGTDTRTTRVFSGRPARGIVNAMMEALAADEAAVPAYPVQNALTGALRRAAAAAGDADYLSLWAGQGVGQLRPMAAAALVDVLEAEWRAARASLT, from the coding sequence ATGACCACCTCCCTGCTTGACTCCCTGCACCTGCGCCTGCCCATCATCCAGGGCCCGATGACCGGCTCTGACACGCCTGCGCTGGCCGCCGCCGTCTCTGCTGCGGGCGGGCTGGGCACGCTGGGCTGCGGCATGCGCTCGCCCCAGGCCATGGCCGAGGCGGTGGCCGAAGTCCGGCGCCGCACCGACCGCCCCTTTGGCCTGAACCTGTTCGTGCAAGACACGCCCGCGCCCGACGCCGCCACGGTCAGCACCGCCATGGCACGGCTGGCGCCGTTCTATGCCCGCTTCAATCTGACGCCCAGCGTGCCCGCGCAGTGGTGCGAAGACTTCGGCGCGCAGTTCGAGGCGCTGCTGGCGGCGCGCCCGGCCGTTGCCAGCTTCACCTTCGGCATCCTGGGCGCCGCTGCGGTCGAGCGCCTGCACGCCGCCGGCTGCTACGTGATCGGCACCGCCACCACGGTGGCCGAGGCCCTGGCCTGGCAGGCGGTGGGCGCGGACGCGGTCTGCGCCTCGGGCGCCGAGGCCGGCGGCCATCGCGGCACTTTCCTGGGGGACTTTGCATCGTCCATGGTCAGCACCCTGGCGCTGGTGCCGGCCTGCGTGGATGCGCTGCAAATCCCGGTGATCGCCGCCGGCGCCATCATGGACGGGCGCGGCATTGCCGCAGCCCAGGCGCTGGGCGCACAGGCGGTGCAGATGGGCACGGCCTTTCTGGCCAGCGACGAAGCCGGCATTGGCGCGGCCTACCGGCAGGCGCTGCGCACCGCGACCGGCACCGACACGCGCACCACCCGCGTCTTCTCGGGCCGGCCAGCGCGCGGCATCGTCAACGCCATGATGGAAGCACTCGCCGCCGACGAAGCCGCCGTGCCGGCCTACCCGGTGCAGAACGCGCTGACCGGGGCCCTGCGGCGTGCCGCCGCTGCGGCCGGGGATGCGGATTACCTGTCGCTCTGGGCCGGCCAGGGCGTGGGCCAGTTGCGGCCCATGGCGGCGGCGGCGCTGGTGGATGTGCTCGAAGCGGAGTGGCGCGCGGCGCGGGCCAGCTTAACCTGA
- a CDS encoding MFS transporter, protein MPSPAIPAAAEADFPYWQRNLYVCLFGSFTTGVAMTLLLPFLPLYLEQLGVQGHAALAQWSGIAFGATFLTAALTAPLWGRLADRYGRKLMLIRASLGMAVTMALIGVVENAWQLVGLRLLAGLLGGYSSGSMVLVATQTPKARSGWALGTLSSGFMAGSLLGPLVGGGLPPLIGIRATFFLAGGAIFIAFLATCFLIREDRPLRPPTAASHKRRGLWAQIPDRRPVLAMLLTGLLLTLAHMSVEPIITVYVAQLLPAGGQVTWFSGLAMSAAALGSILAAPRLGRLADRIGHHKVIVACLLAAAALLLPQAFVTNAWQLVGLRLLMGMALAGLLPCIASVIRQSVPAAVAGGVLGYSTSSQYAGQVVGPLLGGFVGGQIGMRAVFLATSVLMVAGALVAARAARLARS, encoded by the coding sequence ATGCCGTCCCCCGCAATCCCCGCCGCCGCAGAGGCGGATTTCCCCTACTGGCAGCGCAACCTCTACGTCTGCCTGTTCGGCTCCTTCACCACCGGCGTGGCCATGACCCTGCTGCTGCCCTTTCTGCCGCTGTACCTGGAGCAGTTGGGCGTGCAGGGCCATGCGGCGCTGGCGCAGTGGTCGGGCATTGCCTTTGGCGCCACCTTTCTTACCGCCGCGCTCACCGCCCCGCTCTGGGGCCGCCTGGCCGACCGCTACGGCCGCAAGCTGATGCTGATACGCGCCAGCCTGGGCATGGCCGTGACCATGGCGCTGATCGGCGTGGTGGAGAACGCCTGGCAACTGGTGGGGCTGCGGCTGCTGGCCGGGCTGCTGGGCGGCTACAGCTCGGGCTCGATGGTGCTGGTGGCCACGCAGACACCCAAGGCGCGCTCGGGCTGGGCGCTGGGCACGCTGTCCTCGGGCTTCATGGCCGGCAGCCTGTTGGGCCCGCTGGTGGGCGGCGGGCTGCCGCCACTGATCGGCATCCGCGCCACCTTCTTCCTGGCTGGCGGGGCGATCTTCATTGCCTTCCTGGCCACCTGCTTCCTGATACGGGAAGACCGGCCCCTGCGCCCGCCCACAGCGGCAAGCCACAAGCGCAGGGGACTCTGGGCACAGATCCCCGACCGCCGGCCGGTGCTGGCCATGCTGCTGACCGGCCTGCTACTGACGCTGGCGCATATGTCGGTGGAGCCGATCATCACCGTCTATGTGGCGCAGTTGCTGCCGGCCGGCGGGCAGGTGACCTGGTTCTCGGGCCTGGCGATGTCGGCGGCGGCGCTGGGCAGCATCCTGGCCGCGCCGCGCCTGGGCCGGCTGGCCGACCGCATCGGCCACCACAAGGTGATCGTCGCTTGCCTGCTGGCCGCCGCCGCGCTGCTGCTGCCGCAGGCCTTCGTGACCAATGCCTGGCAACTGGTGGGCCTGCGCCTTCTGATGGGCATGGCGCTGGCCGGCCTGCTGCCCTGCATCGCCAGCGTGATCCGGCAAAGCGTGCCGGCCGCCGTGGCCGGTGGCGTGCTGGGTTACTCCACCTCGTCGCAGTACGCGGGGCAGGTGGTGGGGCCGCTGCTGGGCGGCTTTGTCGGCGGGCAGATCGGCATGCGCGCCGTGTTCCTGGCCACCAGCGTGCTGATGGTGGCCGGGGCGCTGGTGGCGGCGCGCGCCGCGCGGCTAGCGCGCAGCTAG
- a CDS encoding alpha/beta fold hydrolase: protein MSLSLLPPTLPSTDAEARALIAAIDAQLEQHRIVVDGHEVVFRRIGNGPPLVLVHGGHGSWLHWVRNLDALSRQHTLWLPDMPSYGDSAALEGAPSLERLAQALAMALDGLLGAGTPLDLAGFSFGGLTVAHAAARRLEQGGAVRRVALLGTSGHGMMRRDRMKMLDWKGLDDAAERDRCLRHNLGALMLHDVTRIDALALALHRQACLQTRFRSKGYAGRAVLAPALDALDAHGVPLLLAWGAHDVTATPQETGPALVAGRASRRWQLLPDAGHWLQYEQPAQTEALLEAWFAGAAEEMNAIE from the coding sequence ATGTCTCTCTCCCTGCTGCCGCCCACACTCCCCAGCACCGACGCCGAAGCCCGCGCCTTGATCGCGGCAATCGACGCGCAACTTGAACAACACCGCATCGTGGTTGACGGCCATGAAGTCGTCTTCCGCCGCATTGGCAACGGCCCGCCGCTGGTGCTGGTGCACGGCGGCCATGGCAGTTGGCTGCACTGGGTGCGCAACCTTGATGCGCTGTCGCGCCAGCACACGCTGTGGCTGCCCGACATGCCGAGCTATGGCGACTCGGCCGCGCTAGAGGGCGCGCCCTCGCTCGAGCGCCTGGCACAGGCGCTGGCCATGGCGCTCGATGGCCTGCTGGGCGCCGGCACGCCGCTGGACCTGGCCGGTTTTTCTTTCGGCGGTTTGACCGTGGCGCATGCTGCGGCGCGCCGGCTGGAGCAGGGCGGCGCGGTGCGCCGCGTGGCGCTGCTGGGCACCAGCGGCCACGGCATGATGCGGCGCGACCGCATGAAGATGCTCGACTGGAAGGGCCTGGACGACGCGGCCGAGCGCGACCGCTGCCTGCGCCACAACCTGGGCGCGCTAATGCTGCACGACGTGACGCGCATCGACGCCCTGGCGTTGGCGCTGCACCGCCAGGCCTGCCTGCAGACGCGCTTTCGCAGCAAGGGCTACGCCGGCCGCGCCGTGCTGGCCCCGGCGCTGGACGCGCTCGACGCCCACGGCGTGCCGCTGCTGCTGGCCTGGGGCGCGCACGACGTCACCGCCACACCACAAGAAACCGGCCCGGCCCTGGTGGCAGGCCGCGCCTCACGCCGCTGGCAACTGCTGCCAGACGCCGGCCACTGGCTGCAGTACGAGCAACCGGCGCAGACCGAGGCGCTGCTGGAGGCCTGGTTTGCCGGCGCAGCGGAAGAAATGAACGCTATTGAATAA
- a CDS encoding glycerate kinase, whose amino-acid sequence MNNFSKVLIPVGCLVLLAAAFSSYGWRGVAVVGGGILMWLLLHFTRMMTVLKRASDRPVGYVGSAVMLNAKLKPKLTLLHVVAMTKSLGAQQSPVDTQPEVFRWTDGGASFVDCTFQDGRLTRWQLTRPPVSADVTPAAGA is encoded by the coding sequence ATGAACAACTTTTCCAAAGTGCTTATTCCCGTCGGCTGCCTGGTGCTGCTGGCGGCGGCCTTCAGCAGCTATGGCTGGCGCGGCGTGGCCGTCGTGGGCGGCGGCATCCTGATGTGGCTGCTGCTGCATTTCACGCGGATGATGACCGTGCTCAAGCGGGCGTCAGACCGGCCGGTCGGCTATGTCGGCAGCGCCGTGATGCTCAACGCCAAGCTCAAGCCCAAGCTCACCCTGCTGCACGTGGTGGCCATGACCAAGTCGCTGGGCGCGCAGCAAAGCCCGGTCGACACCCAGCCCGAGGTGTTTCGCTGGACCGATGGCGGCGCCTCTTTCGTGGATTGCACCTTTCAGGACGGCCGGCTGACGCGCTGGCAGCTCACCCGCCCACCGGTGTCAGCGGACGTTACGCCGGCGGCGGGGGCTTAA
- a CDS encoding glycosyltransferase family 2 protein: MQDDRAGGIHRPAAPTLSVAVLTHNEAHRIRACLESAAAIAHELVVVDSGSTDGTVAAAEAAGARVFSYPDWQGFAVQRNRLLAHCTGDYVFFLDADEQMTPALRDELQAIVQRNERAVWKIRWRMVAFGRPLTWYRAKSQIERLFRRDMLREFTGVVHEEAQLLGEPVPRHLVRAPLLHHSRETVRASLDKLTQYAMLGAAKRAALGKRGGVLRGLASGISMFVRLYVLRLGFLCGGAGFLYCLFVALESFFRYAALHYDRDDLSGRVGR, translated from the coding sequence ATGCAGGATGACCGCGCAGGCGGCATACACCGCCCGGCAGCGCCTACGCTCTCGGTCGCGGTCCTGACCCACAACGAAGCCCACCGTATCCGCGCCTGCCTGGAGAGCGCCGCCGCCATCGCCCATGAACTGGTGGTGGTCGACAGCGGCAGCACCGACGGCACCGTGGCCGCCGCCGAAGCCGCTGGCGCGCGGGTCTTCTCCTATCCCGACTGGCAGGGCTTTGCGGTGCAGCGCAATCGGCTGCTGGCGCATTGCACGGGCGACTATGTGTTCTTTCTGGATGCCGACGAGCAGATGACGCCGGCCTTGCGCGATGAGCTGCAGGCCATCGTGCAGCGCAACGAGCGCGCGGTCTGGAAGATCCGCTGGCGCATGGTGGCCTTTGGCCGCCCGCTGACCTGGTACCGCGCCAAGTCGCAGATCGAGCGCCTGTTCCGGCGCGACATGCTGCGCGAATTCACCGGCGTGGTCCATGAAGAGGCGCAACTGCTGGGCGAGCCGGTGCCGCGCCACTTGGTGCGCGCGCCGCTGTTGCACCACTCGCGCGAGACGGTGCGCGCCAGCCTCGACAAGCTCACCCAGTACGCCATGCTGGGCGCGGCCAAGCGCGCCGCGCTGGGCAAGCGCGGCGGCGTGCTGCGCGGCTTGGCGTCGGGCATCAGCATGTTCGTGCGGCTGTATGTGCTGCGGCTGGGCTTTCTGTGCGGCGGCGCCGGATTCCTGTACTGCCTGTTCGTGGCGCTGGAGAGCTTCTTCCGCTACGCGGCACTGCACTACGACCGCGACGATCTTTCCGGGCGGGTCGGGCGATGA
- the aqpZ gene encoding aquaporin Z — protein MRQCGAEFIGTFWLVLGGCGSAVLAAAFPGLGIGFHGVALAFGLTVLTMAFAIGHISGCHLNPAISIGLWAGGRFPANRLLPYIVAQVLGGIVAGGVLYLIASGKAGFDVTAGFASNGYGEHSPGGYSLAAAALCEVVMTAFFLIVVMGATDPRAPEGFAPIAIGLALTLIHLISIPVTNTSVNPARSMGVAVYAGSWALQQLWLFWLAPIVGGVIGAGIYRWIGGAPAPALAAR, from the coding sequence ATGAGGCAATGCGGTGCCGAGTTCATCGGCACTTTCTGGCTGGTACTGGGCGGCTGCGGCAGCGCGGTACTGGCGGCGGCGTTTCCCGGTCTTGGCATCGGGTTTCATGGGGTGGCGCTGGCCTTCGGCCTCACGGTGCTCACCATGGCCTTTGCCATCGGGCATATCTCGGGCTGCCATCTCAACCCGGCGATCTCCATAGGGCTCTGGGCCGGCGGGCGCTTTCCCGCCAACCGGCTGCTGCCCTACATCGTGGCGCAGGTGCTGGGCGGCATCGTCGCGGGCGGCGTGCTTTACCTGATCGCCAGCGGCAAGGCCGGCTTTGACGTGACGGCGGGCTTTGCCTCCAATGGCTATGGCGAGCATTCGCCCGGCGGCTATTCGCTGGCCGCGGCGGCCTTGTGCGAGGTGGTCATGACGGCGTTCTTCCTGATCGTGGTCATGGGCGCCACCGACCCGCGTGCGCCGGAGGGCTTTGCGCCCATCGCCATCGGGCTGGCGCTGACGCTGATCCACCTGATCAGCATCCCGGTCACCAACACCTCGGTCAACCCCGCGCGCAGCATGGGCGTGGCGGTGTATGCGGGCAGCTGGGCGCTGCAGCAGCTGTGGCTGTTCTGGCTGGCGCCCATCGTCGGCGGCGTGATCGGTGCCGGCATCTACCGCTGGATTGGCGGCGCGCCTGCACCGGCGCTAGCTGCGCGCTAG
- a CDS encoding branched-chain amino acid transaminase, with protein sequence MSLVPPATALSDRDGKIWMDGQLVDWRDAKIHVLSHTLHYGCGVFEGVRAYDTVNGPAIFRLQEHTERLFNSAKILRMKLPFSQDEVNEAQKTVIRENGLKSGYIRPLVFIGSEKLGVSPKGNTIHTMVAAWSWGAYLGEDGLKRGIRVKTSSYTRHHVNITMTQAKAVSNYTNSILANMEATEDGYDEALLLDASGFVSEGAGENVFVVKNGVIYTPDLSAGALNGITRNTILHIAKDLGIEVVQKRITRDEVYIADEAFFTGTAAEVTPIRELDRIEIGIGSRGPVTEKVQSAFFDIVNGRNPQYAHWLTKV encoded by the coding sequence ATGAGCCTCGTCCCCCCCGCGACCGCCCTTTCCGACCGTGACGGCAAGATCTGGATGGACGGCCAGCTCGTCGACTGGCGCGATGCCAAGATCCACGTCCTGAGCCACACCCTGCACTACGGCTGCGGCGTTTTCGAAGGCGTGCGCGCCTATGACACGGTCAACGGCCCGGCCATCTTCCGCCTGCAGGAGCACACCGAGCGCCTGTTCAACAGCGCCAAGATCCTGCGCATGAAGCTGCCCTTCAGCCAGGACGAGGTGAACGAGGCGCAGAAGACCGTGATCCGCGAAAACGGCCTGAAGTCGGGCTATATCCGCCCGCTGGTCTTCATTGGCTCTGAAAAGCTGGGCGTCTCGCCCAAGGGCAACACCATCCACACCATGGTGGCGGCCTGGTCCTGGGGCGCCTACCTGGGCGAGGACGGCCTGAAGCGCGGCATCCGCGTGAAGACTTCCAGTTACACGCGCCACCACGTCAACATCACCATGACGCAGGCCAAGGCGGTCAGCAACTACACCAACTCCATCCTCGCCAACATGGAAGCCACGGAAGACGGCTACGACGAAGCATTGCTGCTCGATGCCTCCGGCTTTGTCTCCGAAGGCGCGGGCGAGAACGTGTTCGTGGTGAAGAACGGCGTGATCTACACGCCCGACCTGTCGGCCGGCGCCCTGAACGGCATCACCCGCAACACCATCCTGCATATCGCCAAGGACCTGGGCATAGAAGTGGTGCAAAAGCGCATCACCCGTGACGAGGTGTATATCGCCGACGAGGCCTTCTTCACCGGCACCGCCGCTGAAGTCACGCCGATCCGCGAGCTCGACCGCATCGAGATCGGCATCGGCAGCCGCGGCCCGGTCACGGAGAAGGTGCAGAGCGCCTTCTTCGACATCGTCAACGGCCGCAATCCCCAATACGCCCACTGGCTCACCAAGGTCTGA